The proteins below come from a single Papaver somniferum cultivar HN1 chromosome 11, ASM357369v1, whole genome shotgun sequence genomic window:
- the LOC113321241 gene encoding G-type lectin S-receptor-like serine/threonine-protein kinase At1g11330 isoform X5, with amino-acid sequence MRLQSYVLTFFFVASLSIGSAVLGTTITATQFVTDPETIVSSKDGIFRLGFFSLGDSRNRYVGVWYNNIPGPTIVWVANRDHPLNDSSGVLRIASDGNIVVLDGQGKLCWTSNVTTVLVSHQLVAELLDTGNLVLRESSPNYNHNEGRYIWQSFDHPTNTLLPKMQFGVNLRTGKKQTITSWKNNSDPSTGDFTLELDPYVIPQLILKYGAQKKWRSGPWVEEFIGMDHPDSDFKLEKDYSKGTVFLSILYEDKSALSRIVLESDGKLTGKQWHEEKKQWLISWSSDIYNKCGPFGIYKQYSKTCSCMRGFEPKFTNEWKDGNWSGGCSRRKALQCEMFSSERSKVKEADGFLEVDMWNVPDYYHLSQGISYVQCHDKCLHDCSCIAYSYSNYDPNFGCMWWTRDLIDARETSEQLGFNLHIRVANSELDKEWDVKIILRTSVVIGIVLTSVSSYFCWIFTRKQVRSCLRWIGDQSGFIYLYFLYLIGKMKRGMRKSVEWERKRRYRTRKKKRIERSFVHSDEDYSYGREHSDSEMLIEENTEVRVIDFKTLAVATNNFSEANKLGQGGFGSVYKGMLRDGQEEQEIAVKRLSMNSEQGSQEFKNEVSVISKLQHRNLVRLLGCCTYGEEKMLIYEYMPNKSLDAFLFDPKMRGLFDWKRRFEIILGIGRGILYLHRDSRLRVIHRDLKASNILLDEELNPKISDFGMARIFGSSELLQANTRKVAGTFGYMSPEYVIEGRLSEKSDVFSFGVLLLEIVSGKKNSSLCNQELSLRLLAHGK; translated from the exons atgaggctaCAATCTTATGTTTTGACCTTCTTTTTTGTAGCTAGTTTGAGCATTGGCAGTGCAGTATTAGGCACAACTATTACAGCAACACAATTCGTAACTGACCCTGAAACTATAGTTTCCTCAAAAGATGGAATTTTCAGATTAGGCTTCTTTAGTCTTGGCGATTCTCGTAATCGCTATGTTGGAGTTTGGTACAATAATATTCCAGGGCCAACCATAGTATGGGTTGCAAATAGAGATCACCCATTAAATGATTCTTCTGGAGTTTTGAGGATCGCCAGTGACGGAAATATTGTGGTTCTTGATGGGCAAGGGAAGCTATGCTGGACCTCAAATGTTACTACTGTTCTTGTCTCTCATCAGTTAGTTGCCGAGCTGCTGGATACCGGGAATCTCGTTCTACGAGAATCATCGCCAAATTATAACCACAATGAAGGAAGGTATATTTGGCAGAGTTTTGATCACCCTACCAATACGTTGTTGCCGAAGATGCAATTTGGTGTGAATCTTAGAACAGGTAAGAAACAAACTATTACTTCATGGAAGAATAATTCTGATCCTTCCACAGGAGACTTTACGTTAGAGTTAGACCCGTACGTCATACCGCAACTCATTTTAAAGTACGGTGCTCAGAAGAAATGGCGAAGTGGCCCGTGGGTGGAGGAGTTTATAGGCATGGATCATCCTGATTCAGACTTCAAACTAGAGAAAGATTACTCGAAAGGTACTGTTTTCTTATCGATACTGTACGAGGACAAATCTGCTTTGTCGAGGATAGTTTTAGAATCTGATGGGAAACTAACAGGAAAACAATGGCACGAGGAGAAGAAACAATGGCTTATCAGCTGGTCCTCTGACATTTATAACAAATGCGGGCCATTCGGAATATATAAGCAATACTCAAAAACCTGTAGTTGCATGAGAGGGTTCGAACCCAAATTTACAAATGAATGGAAAGATGGGAACTGGTCAGGTGGATGCTCGAGGAGAAAAGCTTTGCAGTGTGAGATGTTCAGCAGTGAAAGAAGTAAGGTAAAAGAAGCAGATGGGTTTTTGGAAGTGGATATGTGGAATGTGCCAGATTATTATCATTTGTCGCAAGGCATAAGCTACGTGCAGTGTCATGATAAATGTTTGCACGACTGTTCATGCATTGCGTACTCGTATAGCAATTACGATCCGAATTTTGGATGTATGTGGTGGACAAGAGATTTGATTGACGCACGTGAAACCTCTGAGCAGTTGGGTTTCAATCTTCACATTCGTGTTGCCAATTCTGAACTTG ATAAGGAATGGGACGTGAAGATAATTCTCAGAACTTCAGTTGTTATAGGAATAGTTTTAACCAGTGTCAGCTCATATTTTTGTTGGATTTTCACGAGAAAACAAGTTCGTTCTTGTTTGAGATGGATTGGTGATCAAAGTGGTTTCATATATTTATATTTCCTCTATTTGATAG GAAAAATGAAGAGAGGCATGCGAAAGAGCGTAGAATGGGAAAGAAAGAGGAGATACAGAACAAGGAAGAAGAAACGCATTGAAAGATCATTTGTCCATTCAGATGAGGATTATAGTTATGGAAGAGAACATTCAGATTCAGAAATGCTAATTGAAGAAAACACGGAGGTCAGAGTAATCGATTTTAAAACACTAGCTGTTGCAACAAACAATTTTAGTGAGGCCAATAAGCTTGGGCAGGGTGGTTTTGGTTCAGTGTATAAG GGAATGTTGCGTGATGGACAGGAGGAACAAGAGATAGCTGTTAAAAGACTTTCTATGAACTCTGAACAAGGCTCGCAAGAATTTAAAAACGAAGTCTCGGTGATCTCCAAACTACAGCATAGAAACCTTGTCAGACTTCTTGGCTGCTGTACTTATGGAGAAGAGAAGATGTTGATTTATGAATACATGCCCAACAAAAGCCTGGATGCATTTCTCTTCG ATCCTAAAATGCGTGGGTTGTTTGATTGGAAAAGGCGGTTCGAAATAATCCTAGGGATAGGTAGAGGGATTCTTTATCTTCATAGAGATTCTAGACTAAGAGTCATACATAGAGATCTGAAAGCTAGCAACATTTTGTTGGACGAAGAATTGAACCCTAAAATTTCAGACTTTGGCATGGCACGGATATTCGGAAGCAGTGAACTACTCCAAGCAAATACAAGAAAGGTTGCCGGAACGTT TGGATACATGTCTCCTGAGTACGTAATAGAGGGAAGGCTTTCGGAAAAGTCCGATGTTTTCAGTTTTGGAGTGTTGCTACTAGAGATTGTGAGCGGAAAGAAAAACTCTAGCCTCTGCAATCAGGAACTATCATTGAGGCTTTTAGCACAT GGAAAATGA
- the LOC113321241 gene encoding G-type lectin S-receptor-like serine/threonine-protein kinase At1g11330 isoform X4, whose amino-acid sequence MRLQSYVLTFFFVASLSIGSAVLGTTITATQFVTDPETIVSSKDGIFRLGFFSLGDSRNRYVGVWYNNIPGPTIVWVANRDHPLNDSSGVLRIASDGNIVVLDGQGKLCWTSNVTTVLVSHQLVAELLDTGNLVLRESSPNYNHNEGRYIWQSFDHPTNTLLPKMQFGVNLRTGKKQTITSWKNNSDPSTGDFTLELDPYVIPQLILKYGAQKKWRSGPWVEEFIGMDHPDSDFKLEKDYSKGTVFLSILYEDKSALSRIVLESDGKLTGKQWHEEKKQWLISWSSDIYNKCGPFGIYKQYSKTCSCMRGFEPKFTNEWKDGNWSGGCSRRKALQCEMFSSERSKVKEADGFLEVDMWNVPDYYHLSQGISYVQCHDKCLHDCSCIAYSYSNYDPNFGCMWWTRDLIDARETSEQLGFNLHIRVANSELGKMKRGMRKSVEWERKRRYRTRKKKRIERSFVHSDEDYSYGREHSDSEMLIEENTEVRVIDFKTLAVATNNFSEANKLGQGGFGSVYKGMLRDGQEEQEIAVKRLSMNSEQGSQEFKNEVSVISKLQHRNLVRLLGCCTYGEEKMLIYEYMPNKSLDAFLFDPKMRGLFDWKRRFEIILGIGRGILYLHRDSRLRVIHRDLKASNILLDEELNPKISDFGMARIFGSSELLQANTRKVAGTFGYMSPEYVIEGRLSEKSDVFSFGVLLLEIVSGKKNSSLCNQELSLRLLAHAWQLWNENNALALVDPTLVLSETSFEVEILRCIHVGLLCVEEFAVDRPTMATTLSMLTSEIATLPAPKNPAFTERRFSSDSSSSRKISNNDISITILGGR is encoded by the exons atgaggctaCAATCTTATGTTTTGACCTTCTTTTTTGTAGCTAGTTTGAGCATTGGCAGTGCAGTATTAGGCACAACTATTACAGCAACACAATTCGTAACTGACCCTGAAACTATAGTTTCCTCAAAAGATGGAATTTTCAGATTAGGCTTCTTTAGTCTTGGCGATTCTCGTAATCGCTATGTTGGAGTTTGGTACAATAATATTCCAGGGCCAACCATAGTATGGGTTGCAAATAGAGATCACCCATTAAATGATTCTTCTGGAGTTTTGAGGATCGCCAGTGACGGAAATATTGTGGTTCTTGATGGGCAAGGGAAGCTATGCTGGACCTCAAATGTTACTACTGTTCTTGTCTCTCATCAGTTAGTTGCCGAGCTGCTGGATACCGGGAATCTCGTTCTACGAGAATCATCGCCAAATTATAACCACAATGAAGGAAGGTATATTTGGCAGAGTTTTGATCACCCTACCAATACGTTGTTGCCGAAGATGCAATTTGGTGTGAATCTTAGAACAGGTAAGAAACAAACTATTACTTCATGGAAGAATAATTCTGATCCTTCCACAGGAGACTTTACGTTAGAGTTAGACCCGTACGTCATACCGCAACTCATTTTAAAGTACGGTGCTCAGAAGAAATGGCGAAGTGGCCCGTGGGTGGAGGAGTTTATAGGCATGGATCATCCTGATTCAGACTTCAAACTAGAGAAAGATTACTCGAAAGGTACTGTTTTCTTATCGATACTGTACGAGGACAAATCTGCTTTGTCGAGGATAGTTTTAGAATCTGATGGGAAACTAACAGGAAAACAATGGCACGAGGAGAAGAAACAATGGCTTATCAGCTGGTCCTCTGACATTTATAACAAATGCGGGCCATTCGGAATATATAAGCAATACTCAAAAACCTGTAGTTGCATGAGAGGGTTCGAACCCAAATTTACAAATGAATGGAAAGATGGGAACTGGTCAGGTGGATGCTCGAGGAGAAAAGCTTTGCAGTGTGAGATGTTCAGCAGTGAAAGAAGTAAGGTAAAAGAAGCAGATGGGTTTTTGGAAGTGGATATGTGGAATGTGCCAGATTATTATCATTTGTCGCAAGGCATAAGCTACGTGCAGTGTCATGATAAATGTTTGCACGACTGTTCATGCATTGCGTACTCGTATAGCAATTACGATCCGAATTTTGGATGTATGTGGTGGACAAGAGATTTGATTGACGCACGTGAAACCTCTGAGCAGTTGGGTTTCAATCTTCACATTCGTGTTGCCAATTCTGAACTTG GAAAAATGAAGAGAGGCATGCGAAAGAGCGTAGAATGGGAAAGAAAGAGGAGATACAGAACAAGGAAGAAGAAACGCATTGAAAGATCATTTGTCCATTCAGATGAGGATTATAGTTATGGAAGAGAACATTCAGATTCAGAAATGCTAATTGAAGAAAACACGGAGGTCAGAGTAATCGATTTTAAAACACTAGCTGTTGCAACAAACAATTTTAGTGAGGCCAATAAGCTTGGGCAGGGTGGTTTTGGTTCAGTGTATAAG GGAATGTTGCGTGATGGACAGGAGGAACAAGAGATAGCTGTTAAAAGACTTTCTATGAACTCTGAACAAGGCTCGCAAGAATTTAAAAACGAAGTCTCGGTGATCTCCAAACTACAGCATAGAAACCTTGTCAGACTTCTTGGCTGCTGTACTTATGGAGAAGAGAAGATGTTGATTTATGAATACATGCCCAACAAAAGCCTGGATGCATTTCTCTTCG ATCCTAAAATGCGTGGGTTGTTTGATTGGAAAAGGCGGTTCGAAATAATCCTAGGGATAGGTAGAGGGATTCTTTATCTTCATAGAGATTCTAGACTAAGAGTCATACATAGAGATCTGAAAGCTAGCAACATTTTGTTGGACGAAGAATTGAACCCTAAAATTTCAGACTTTGGCATGGCACGGATATTCGGAAGCAGTGAACTACTCCAAGCAAATACAAGAAAGGTTGCCGGAACGTT TGGATACATGTCTCCTGAGTACGTAATAGAGGGAAGGCTTTCGGAAAAGTCCGATGTTTTCAGTTTTGGAGTGTTGCTACTAGAGATTGTGAGCGGAAAGAAAAACTCTAGCCTCTGCAATCAGGAACTATCATTGAGGCTTTTAGCACAT GCATGGCAGCTGTGGAACGAGAACAATGCACTTGCCTTGGTTGATCCAACATTGGTGTTGTCAGAAACATCTTTTGAGGTTGAAATATTGAGATGCATTCATGTGGGTTTGTTGTGTGTAGAGGAATTTGCAGTAGATAGGCCAACTATGGCCACAACACTTTCTATGCTTACTAGCGAAATTGCAACTCTCCCTGCTCCAAAGAACCCTGCATTTACGGAAAGACGTTTTTCGTCAGATTCAAGTTCTTCCCGGAAGATATCTAATAACGATATTTCCATCACAATCCTTGGAGGACGCTGA
- the LOC113321241 gene encoding G-type lectin S-receptor-like serine/threonine-protein kinase At1g11300 isoform X3: MRLQSYVLTFFFVASLSIGSAVLGTTITATQFVTDPETIVSSKDGIFRLGFFSLGDSRNRYVGVWYNNIPGPTIVWVANRDHPLNDSSGVLRIASDGNIVVLDGQGKLCWTSNVTTVLVSHQLVAELLDTGNLVLRESSPNYNHNEGRYIWQSFDHPTNTLLPKMQFGVNLRTGKKQTITSWKNNSDPSTGDFTLELDPYVIPQLILKYGAQKKWRSGPWVEEFIGMDHPDSDFKLEKDYSKGTVFLSILYEDKSALSRIVLESDGKLTGKQWHEEKKQWLISWSSDIYNKCGPFGIYKQYSKTCSCMRGFEPKFTNEWKDGNWSGGCSRRKALQCEMFSSERSKVKEADGFLEVDMWNVPDYYHLSQGISYVQCHDKCLHDCSCIAYSYSNYDPNFGCMWWTRDLIDARETSEQLGFNLHIRVANSELDKEWDVKIILRTSVVIGIVLTSVSSYFCWIFTRKQVRSCLRWIGDQSGFIYLYFLYLIGKMKRGMRKSVEWERKRRYRTRKKKRIERSFVHSDEDYSYGREHSDSEMLIEENTEVRVIDFKTLAVATNNFSEANKLGQGGFGSVYKGMLRDGQEEQEIAVKRLSMNSEQGSQEFKNEVSVISKLQHRNLVRLLGCCTYGEEKMLIYEYMPNKSLDAFLFDPKMRGLFDWKRRFEIILGIDFGMARIFGSSELLQANTRKVAGTFGYMSPEYVIEGRLSEKSDVFSFGVLLLEIVSGKKNSSLCNQELSLRLLAHAWQLWNENNALALVDPTLVLSETSFEVEILRCIHVGLLCVEEFAVDRPTMATTLSMLTSEIATLPAPKNPAFTERRFSSDSSSSRKISNNDISITILGGR, from the exons atgaggctaCAATCTTATGTTTTGACCTTCTTTTTTGTAGCTAGTTTGAGCATTGGCAGTGCAGTATTAGGCACAACTATTACAGCAACACAATTCGTAACTGACCCTGAAACTATAGTTTCCTCAAAAGATGGAATTTTCAGATTAGGCTTCTTTAGTCTTGGCGATTCTCGTAATCGCTATGTTGGAGTTTGGTACAATAATATTCCAGGGCCAACCATAGTATGGGTTGCAAATAGAGATCACCCATTAAATGATTCTTCTGGAGTTTTGAGGATCGCCAGTGACGGAAATATTGTGGTTCTTGATGGGCAAGGGAAGCTATGCTGGACCTCAAATGTTACTACTGTTCTTGTCTCTCATCAGTTAGTTGCCGAGCTGCTGGATACCGGGAATCTCGTTCTACGAGAATCATCGCCAAATTATAACCACAATGAAGGAAGGTATATTTGGCAGAGTTTTGATCACCCTACCAATACGTTGTTGCCGAAGATGCAATTTGGTGTGAATCTTAGAACAGGTAAGAAACAAACTATTACTTCATGGAAGAATAATTCTGATCCTTCCACAGGAGACTTTACGTTAGAGTTAGACCCGTACGTCATACCGCAACTCATTTTAAAGTACGGTGCTCAGAAGAAATGGCGAAGTGGCCCGTGGGTGGAGGAGTTTATAGGCATGGATCATCCTGATTCAGACTTCAAACTAGAGAAAGATTACTCGAAAGGTACTGTTTTCTTATCGATACTGTACGAGGACAAATCTGCTTTGTCGAGGATAGTTTTAGAATCTGATGGGAAACTAACAGGAAAACAATGGCACGAGGAGAAGAAACAATGGCTTATCAGCTGGTCCTCTGACATTTATAACAAATGCGGGCCATTCGGAATATATAAGCAATACTCAAAAACCTGTAGTTGCATGAGAGGGTTCGAACCCAAATTTACAAATGAATGGAAAGATGGGAACTGGTCAGGTGGATGCTCGAGGAGAAAAGCTTTGCAGTGTGAGATGTTCAGCAGTGAAAGAAGTAAGGTAAAAGAAGCAGATGGGTTTTTGGAAGTGGATATGTGGAATGTGCCAGATTATTATCATTTGTCGCAAGGCATAAGCTACGTGCAGTGTCATGATAAATGTTTGCACGACTGTTCATGCATTGCGTACTCGTATAGCAATTACGATCCGAATTTTGGATGTATGTGGTGGACAAGAGATTTGATTGACGCACGTGAAACCTCTGAGCAGTTGGGTTTCAATCTTCACATTCGTGTTGCCAATTCTGAACTTG ATAAGGAATGGGACGTGAAGATAATTCTCAGAACTTCAGTTGTTATAGGAATAGTTTTAACCAGTGTCAGCTCATATTTTTGTTGGATTTTCACGAGAAAACAAGTTCGTTCTTGTTTGAGATGGATTGGTGATCAAAGTGGTTTCATATATTTATATTTCCTCTATTTGATAG GAAAAATGAAGAGAGGCATGCGAAAGAGCGTAGAATGGGAAAGAAAGAGGAGATACAGAACAAGGAAGAAGAAACGCATTGAAAGATCATTTGTCCATTCAGATGAGGATTATAGTTATGGAAGAGAACATTCAGATTCAGAAATGCTAATTGAAGAAAACACGGAGGTCAGAGTAATCGATTTTAAAACACTAGCTGTTGCAACAAACAATTTTAGTGAGGCCAATAAGCTTGGGCAGGGTGGTTTTGGTTCAGTGTATAAG GGAATGTTGCGTGATGGACAGGAGGAACAAGAGATAGCTGTTAAAAGACTTTCTATGAACTCTGAACAAGGCTCGCAAGAATTTAAAAACGAAGTCTCGGTGATCTCCAAACTACAGCATAGAAACCTTGTCAGACTTCTTGGCTGCTGTACTTATGGAGAAGAGAAGATGTTGATTTATGAATACATGCCCAACAAAAGCCTGGATGCATTTCTCTTCG ATCCTAAAATGCGTGGGTTGTTTGATTGGAAAAGGCGGTTCGAAATAATCCTAGGGATAG ACTTTGGCATGGCACGGATATTCGGAAGCAGTGAACTACTCCAAGCAAATACAAGAAAGGTTGCCGGAACGTT TGGATACATGTCTCCTGAGTACGTAATAGAGGGAAGGCTTTCGGAAAAGTCCGATGTTTTCAGTTTTGGAGTGTTGCTACTAGAGATTGTGAGCGGAAAGAAAAACTCTAGCCTCTGCAATCAGGAACTATCATTGAGGCTTTTAGCACAT GCATGGCAGCTGTGGAACGAGAACAATGCACTTGCCTTGGTTGATCCAACATTGGTGTTGTCAGAAACATCTTTTGAGGTTGAAATATTGAGATGCATTCATGTGGGTTTGTTGTGTGTAGAGGAATTTGCAGTAGATAGGCCAACTATGGCCACAACACTTTCTATGCTTACTAGCGAAATTGCAACTCTCCCTGCTCCAAAGAACCCTGCATTTACGGAAAGACGTTTTTCGTCAGATTCAAGTTCTTCCCGGAAGATATCTAATAACGATATTTCCATCACAATCCTTGGAGGACGCTGA
- the LOC113321241 gene encoding G-type lectin S-receptor-like serine/threonine-protein kinase At1g11300 isoform X1, producing MRLQSYVLTFFFVASLSIGSAVLGTTITATQFVTDPETIVSSKDGIFRLGFFSLGDSRNRYVGVWYNNIPGPTIVWVANRDHPLNDSSGVLRIASDGNIVVLDGQGKLCWTSNVTTVLVSHQLVAELLDTGNLVLRESSPNYNHNEGRYIWQSFDHPTNTLLPKMQFGVNLRTGKKQTITSWKNNSDPSTGDFTLELDPYVIPQLILKYGAQKKWRSGPWVEEFIGMDHPDSDFKLEKDYSKGTVFLSILYEDKSALSRIVLESDGKLTGKQWHEEKKQWLISWSSDIYNKCGPFGIYKQYSKTCSCMRGFEPKFTNEWKDGNWSGGCSRRKALQCEMFSSERSKVKEADGFLEVDMWNVPDYYHLSQGISYVQCHDKCLHDCSCIAYSYSNYDPNFGCMWWTRDLIDARETSEQLGFNLHIRVANSELDKEWDVKIILRTSVVIGIVLTSVSSYFCWIFTRKQVRSCLRWIGDQSGFIYLYFLYLIGKMKRGMRKSVEWERKRRYRTRKKKRIERSFVHSDEDYSYGREHSDSEMLIEENTEVRVIDFKTLAVATNNFSEANKLGQGGFGSVYKGMLRDGQEEQEIAVKRLSMNSEQGSQEFKNEVSVISKLQHRNLVRLLGCCTYGEEKMLIYEYMPNKSLDAFLFDPKMRGLFDWKRRFEIILGIGRGILYLHRDSRLRVIHRDLKASNILLDEELNPKISDFGMARIFGSSELLQANTRKVAGTFGYMSPEYVIEGRLSEKSDVFSFGVLLLEIVSGKKNSSLCNQELSLRLLAHAWQLWNENNALALVDPTLVLSETSFEVEILRCIHVGLLCVEEFAVDRPTMATTLSMLTSEIATLPAPKNPAFTERRFSSDSSSSRKISNNDISITILGGR from the exons atgaggctaCAATCTTATGTTTTGACCTTCTTTTTTGTAGCTAGTTTGAGCATTGGCAGTGCAGTATTAGGCACAACTATTACAGCAACACAATTCGTAACTGACCCTGAAACTATAGTTTCCTCAAAAGATGGAATTTTCAGATTAGGCTTCTTTAGTCTTGGCGATTCTCGTAATCGCTATGTTGGAGTTTGGTACAATAATATTCCAGGGCCAACCATAGTATGGGTTGCAAATAGAGATCACCCATTAAATGATTCTTCTGGAGTTTTGAGGATCGCCAGTGACGGAAATATTGTGGTTCTTGATGGGCAAGGGAAGCTATGCTGGACCTCAAATGTTACTACTGTTCTTGTCTCTCATCAGTTAGTTGCCGAGCTGCTGGATACCGGGAATCTCGTTCTACGAGAATCATCGCCAAATTATAACCACAATGAAGGAAGGTATATTTGGCAGAGTTTTGATCACCCTACCAATACGTTGTTGCCGAAGATGCAATTTGGTGTGAATCTTAGAACAGGTAAGAAACAAACTATTACTTCATGGAAGAATAATTCTGATCCTTCCACAGGAGACTTTACGTTAGAGTTAGACCCGTACGTCATACCGCAACTCATTTTAAAGTACGGTGCTCAGAAGAAATGGCGAAGTGGCCCGTGGGTGGAGGAGTTTATAGGCATGGATCATCCTGATTCAGACTTCAAACTAGAGAAAGATTACTCGAAAGGTACTGTTTTCTTATCGATACTGTACGAGGACAAATCTGCTTTGTCGAGGATAGTTTTAGAATCTGATGGGAAACTAACAGGAAAACAATGGCACGAGGAGAAGAAACAATGGCTTATCAGCTGGTCCTCTGACATTTATAACAAATGCGGGCCATTCGGAATATATAAGCAATACTCAAAAACCTGTAGTTGCATGAGAGGGTTCGAACCCAAATTTACAAATGAATGGAAAGATGGGAACTGGTCAGGTGGATGCTCGAGGAGAAAAGCTTTGCAGTGTGAGATGTTCAGCAGTGAAAGAAGTAAGGTAAAAGAAGCAGATGGGTTTTTGGAAGTGGATATGTGGAATGTGCCAGATTATTATCATTTGTCGCAAGGCATAAGCTACGTGCAGTGTCATGATAAATGTTTGCACGACTGTTCATGCATTGCGTACTCGTATAGCAATTACGATCCGAATTTTGGATGTATGTGGTGGACAAGAGATTTGATTGACGCACGTGAAACCTCTGAGCAGTTGGGTTTCAATCTTCACATTCGTGTTGCCAATTCTGAACTTG ATAAGGAATGGGACGTGAAGATAATTCTCAGAACTTCAGTTGTTATAGGAATAGTTTTAACCAGTGTCAGCTCATATTTTTGTTGGATTTTCACGAGAAAACAAGTTCGTTCTTGTTTGAGATGGATTGGTGATCAAAGTGGTTTCATATATTTATATTTCCTCTATTTGATAG GAAAAATGAAGAGAGGCATGCGAAAGAGCGTAGAATGGGAAAGAAAGAGGAGATACAGAACAAGGAAGAAGAAACGCATTGAAAGATCATTTGTCCATTCAGATGAGGATTATAGTTATGGAAGAGAACATTCAGATTCAGAAATGCTAATTGAAGAAAACACGGAGGTCAGAGTAATCGATTTTAAAACACTAGCTGTTGCAACAAACAATTTTAGTGAGGCCAATAAGCTTGGGCAGGGTGGTTTTGGTTCAGTGTATAAG GGAATGTTGCGTGATGGACAGGAGGAACAAGAGATAGCTGTTAAAAGACTTTCTATGAACTCTGAACAAGGCTCGCAAGAATTTAAAAACGAAGTCTCGGTGATCTCCAAACTACAGCATAGAAACCTTGTCAGACTTCTTGGCTGCTGTACTTATGGAGAAGAGAAGATGTTGATTTATGAATACATGCCCAACAAAAGCCTGGATGCATTTCTCTTCG ATCCTAAAATGCGTGGGTTGTTTGATTGGAAAAGGCGGTTCGAAATAATCCTAGGGATAGGTAGAGGGATTCTTTATCTTCATAGAGATTCTAGACTAAGAGTCATACATAGAGATCTGAAAGCTAGCAACATTTTGTTGGACGAAGAATTGAACCCTAAAATTTCAGACTTTGGCATGGCACGGATATTCGGAAGCAGTGAACTACTCCAAGCAAATACAAGAAAGGTTGCCGGAACGTT TGGATACATGTCTCCTGAGTACGTAATAGAGGGAAGGCTTTCGGAAAAGTCCGATGTTTTCAGTTTTGGAGTGTTGCTACTAGAGATTGTGAGCGGAAAGAAAAACTCTAGCCTCTGCAATCAGGAACTATCATTGAGGCTTTTAGCACAT GCATGGCAGCTGTGGAACGAGAACAATGCACTTGCCTTGGTTGATCCAACATTGGTGTTGTCAGAAACATCTTTTGAGGTTGAAATATTGAGATGCATTCATGTGGGTTTGTTGTGTGTAGAGGAATTTGCAGTAGATAGGCCAACTATGGCCACAACACTTTCTATGCTTACTAGCGAAATTGCAACTCTCCCTGCTCCAAAGAACCCTGCATTTACGGAAAGACGTTTTTCGTCAGATTCAAGTTCTTCCCGGAAGATATCTAATAACGATATTTCCATCACAATCCTTGGAGGACGCTGA